A stretch of DNA from Candidatus Deferrimicrobiaceae bacterium:
GGAATCCGGAAAAGGATCCGGCGAACGGTTCCACCTTCGTGATTCGGCCGTTTTCGTGGACCACCTTGCCGGGAAAGATTCTTCCCGCCGCCACGTCGACGATGTTCCCCTCGATCGCCCGGGCCACGCTCCGGTCACCCTCTGTCGGACTTTGGGTCTTTCCGCAACTGTGAGAAAATGACGTACTCGCACACGGCCCCTGGTATCAGGGTATCGCAAACCGGGGGAAAAATGCGAAGCCGGGAGGGGAGGGGAACACGATGATTCCGGAAAATCCGCCGGTTCTCATTCCCGAGAGAGAGGTCCGGCGTCGGGTCGAGGAGATGGCCCGTGAGGTGTCCGCGGATTACGAAGGCGTGGAGGACCTGATCCTGGTAGGCGTCCTGCGGGGGTGCTTCATCTTTCTCGCCGACCTCTCCCGGCTCCTCACCATTCCCAGACGGATCGATTTCATGGCTTTTGCCGCTTACGGGAATGACGCGTCACCGTCCGGAGCCGTGCGCCTCATCATGGATATGCGGACGAACATCGAGGGGAAGCACGTTCTGATCGTCGAGGACATCGTCGACACGGGGAATACGCTCGAATACCTCCTCCAGATCCTGCACGCGCGCAAGCCGGTCTCCCTGAAAACCTGCGCGCTGTTGCGGAAGCCCGCGCAACTCAAGAAGGACGTGAGGATCGATTATCTCGGGTTCGACATCCCCGATCGGTGGGTCGTGGGATACGGGCTGGACTA
This window harbors:
- the hpt gene encoding hypoxanthine phosphoribosyltransferase, which translates into the protein MIPENPPVLIPEREVRRRVEEMAREVSADYEGVEDLILVGVLRGCFIFLADLSRLLTIPRRIDFMAFAAYGNDASPSGAVRLIMDMRTNIEGKHVLIVEDIVDTGNTLEYLLQILHARKPVSLKTCALLRKPAQLKKDVRIDYLGFDIPDRWVVGYGLDYADRHRALPYIGVIEAD